In the Nitrososphaerota archaeon genome, one interval contains:
- a CDS encoding Zn-ribbon domain-containing OB-fold protein, translating into MKKEAPIIEGLFKWPSEKPQLIGSRCPKCGSIQFPKSTVCNNPDCDHSAAVEEYVLSPEGTLYTYTVHAYSVREPFQYHKGPYVVGAVELPEGLIVVGRIDIQDEKALRIGMKLRLKIGKLYEDDQNIYLSYFFEPVIGND; encoded by the coding sequence ATGAAAAAGGAGGCCCCTATCATAGAGGGATTATTCAAATGGCCTTCTGAGAAGCCGCAGCTTATTGGTAGCAGATGCCCAAAATGTGGAAGTATTCAGTTCCCTAAATCGACAGTATGTAATAATCCTGACTGTGACCACTCAGCGGCTGTAGAAGAATACGTTTTGAGCCCTGAAGGAACATTGTATACTTATACCGTTCACGCATATTCGGTACGTGAACCCTTTCAATACCATAAAGGACCTTATGTTGTCGGCGCCGTAGAGCTTCCCGAGGGTTTGATCGTTGTTGGCAGAATAGATATTCAAGACGAAAAAGCCCTGAGGATAGGTATGAAGTTAAGACTGAAAATCGGCAAACTGTACGAAGACGACCAAAACATATATTTGAGCTATTTCTTCGAGCCGGTGATTGGAAATGACTGA
- a CDS encoding enoyl-CoA hydratase/isomerase family protein, whose product MSSEFKRIIYEKKDGVAWITLNNPQRFNALDYEMRKELKTALEDASKDKNVLAVAITGSGKAFCAGGDIQAFAEMKPIEVLELYREVGTALVLGKIIRDMPKPVIAAVNGYCLGAGFELAQSCDIIFASDDAVFGQPEISVGLIPGGGGTQRLPRLIGEKKAKELIFTGQRLSAKEISEMGLINKIVPRDQLMGAVKEFIEEIKSKSSVAIAAAKEAINAAMEMSLSEGFKYEAQIFAQLFSTEDQKEGAKAFLEKRKPVWKGK is encoded by the coding sequence ATGAGTTCAGAATTCAAACGTATTATCTATGAGAAAAAAGATGGTGTGGCTTGGATTACCTTGAACAATCCTCAGCGCTTCAACGCTCTAGATTACGAAATGCGTAAAGAGCTGAAGACGGCTTTAGAAGATGCGAGCAAAGATAAAAATGTCTTAGCAGTTGCTATTACAGGTTCAGGAAAGGCTTTCTGCGCTGGAGGCGACATCCAAGCTTTTGCGGAAATGAAACCTATTGAGGTTCTCGAATTATATAGGGAAGTAGGGACTGCCCTCGTCTTGGGGAAGATCATTAGGGATATGCCCAAACCAGTTATAGCTGCGGTTAATGGGTATTGCTTAGGAGCAGGATTTGAATTGGCTCAATCTTGTGATATAATATTTGCCTCTGATGACGCTGTTTTTGGTCAACCCGAGATAAGCGTTGGTCTTATCCCAGGTGGTGGTGGAACACAGAGACTCCCGAGGCTTATAGGAGAGAAGAAGGCTAAGGAGCTGATTTTTACTGGTCAAAGGCTTTCGGCTAAGGAAATTTCTGAAATGGGGTTGATAAATAAAATCGTTCCACGGGACCAGCTTATGGGTGCTGTTAAGGAGTTTATCGAAGAAATCAAGAGTAAAAGCTCAGTCGCCATAGCAGCCGCCAAAGAAGCGATAAATGCGGCGATGGAGATGAGCTTATCTGAAGGCTTCAAATACGAGGCTCAGATCTTCGCCCAGCTATTCAGCACAGAGGACCAGAAAGAAGGGGCAAAGGCTTTCCTGGAAAAGAGAAAGCCAGTTTGGAAAGGAAAATAA
- a CDS encoding methyltransferase domain-containing protein, with protein sequence MPKEEIKLKQEVRSFYDRLASEGTGQTCCASCAPEVGTADLLSVGYSPREIWAVPQEARISLGCCNISALADLKPGEWVLDVGCGAGLDVFLSARKVGREGLVVGIDVSTSLLGRARVAKLKSAQNNVEFFLSDAEKMPYKDEVFDVVISNCVVNLIPRKLEVFREMSRVVKRGGRICLSDIISIGELDEEIRENTKFWAACVSGAVDENRYLAFIETAGFTDIKVLSRKVFKYGPEDVKRFVEYFKGDVKALKTALSLEGRLGSLTLIAYKA encoded by the coding sequence ATGCCAAAAGAGGAAATCAAATTAAAACAGGAAGTCCGATCATTTTACGATAGGTTAGCGTCAGAAGGTACGGGGCAAACCTGCTGCGCTAGCTGTGCGCCCGAGGTCGGGACAGCTGATCTACTTTCGGTAGGGTATTCACCAAGAGAGATATGGGCCGTTCCACAAGAAGCTCGCATCTCTCTTGGCTGCTGTAACATTTCTGCTTTGGCAGATTTGAAGCCTGGAGAATGGGTTCTTGACGTTGGATGTGGTGCTGGTCTAGATGTTTTCCTATCCGCTAGAAAAGTAGGAAGGGAGGGGCTGGTTGTAGGTATAGATGTATCCACAAGCTTGTTGGGAAGGGCGAGGGTTGCGAAGCTAAAGTCGGCTCAAAATAACGTGGAGTTCTTTCTCTCGGATGCTGAAAAGATGCCTTATAAAGACGAGGTATTTGATGTAGTGATAAGCAATTGCGTTGTGAACCTAATTCCTAGAAAGCTCGAAGTCTTTAGAGAAATGAGTAGAGTGGTTAAGAGAGGGGGCAGAATCTGCCTTTCTGATATTATATCGATAGGCGAGCTTGATGAGGAAATACGTGAAAATACCAAGTTTTGGGCTGCTTGTGTATCTGGAGCGGTGGATGAAAACAGGTATTTGGCTTTTATTGAAACCGCAGGCTTTACGGATATTAAGGTCCTCTCTCGAAAAGTCTTCAAGTACGGCCCCGAAGATGTAAAAAGATTTGTAGAATACTTTAAGGGGGATGTGAAGGCTCTTAAAACAG
- a CDS encoding SDR family oxidoreductase, producing MKDLFNIEGKVAVIIGGGGGIGRNLAEGFVQYGVKVVIASRNLENLKKVADEISSAYNAEVTPLQVDITSEESVVRLKDQVVSKYGTVDILVNSQGYNVKSSAVDFPTKEWDILFDVNVKGTMLTCREFGKVMIEKKRGKIINISSVRGARVTKWPGNLGYCTTKSAVDMITRSLAAEWAPYNVNVNAIAPAWVDTGFSPSLRDPARLKTALESIPLGRIATPRDVVGVCIFLASPASDYITGQVIYVDGGLTLLG from the coding sequence GTGAAGGATCTTTTTAACATCGAAGGCAAAGTTGCTGTGATAATAGGCGGCGGTGGAGGTATCGGAAGAAACCTAGCTGAAGGCTTTGTGCAATACGGTGTAAAGGTGGTTATTGCCAGTAGAAATCTAGAAAACCTCAAAAAGGTAGCTGATGAGATCAGCTCAGCTTACAATGCTGAAGTCACGCCTCTCCAAGTTGATATAACAAGCGAGGAGAGCGTAGTACGGCTGAAAGATCAAGTGGTATCAAAGTACGGCACAGTCGATATTTTGGTAAATTCACAGGGATATAATGTGAAGAGCTCTGCGGTTGATTTCCCAACCAAAGAATGGGACATTTTATTTGACGTCAACGTCAAGGGCACGATGCTTACTTGCCGAGAGTTTGGGAAGGTAATGATCGAAAAAAAGAGAGGTAAAATAATCAACATCTCTTCAGTTAGAGGTGCTCGTGTTACAAAGTGGCCTGGCAACCTCGGTTATTGTACTACAAAGAGTGCAGTAGATATGATTACGCGGTCTTTGGCTGCTGAATGGGCTCCTTATAACGTCAACGTGAATGCCATCGCACCAGCCTGGGTAGACACAGGCTTTTCGCCAAGCCTCAGAGACCCAGCTCGCTTAAAGACTGCTTTAGAAAGTATTCCTCTGGGCAGGATTGCTACACCAAGAGATGTGGTCGGCGTATGTATCTTCCTCGCTTCACCAGCTTCGGATTACATAACCGGTCAAGTAATCTATGTTGACGGCGGCCTAACCCTGCTGGGTTGA
- a CDS encoding cyclase family protein, which yields MSDDILERYLHGFLDKSALGSPQEALKKPIVKIFGKEVEVYDLTQPFGAATPTWPYAAENAEVIRMRSHARDRVLAQKISHSMHMATHMDAPVHVEEGYPSIDQMPLERYIGDGVVVSIPKKEWEVITPADLEKAEPAIEEGDIVIINSGWHHYYGDSVRYFCYAPGLYKEAAEWFVKKKVKGVGVDQQAMDHPLGTRLVQTGGGYPPLAPWLIDLYKKKTGRDVYQDFPYWEPCHRILYTHGIFGIENLGGELDKVTGKRCVIAAFPLKWVGGDGSMVRVVAIVEKK from the coding sequence ATGAGTGACGATATACTTGAAAGATACCTCCACGGATTCTTAGATAAAAGTGCGCTAGGAAGCCCGCAAGAAGCTCTGAAAAAACCCATTGTAAAGATCTTTGGGAAGGAGGTCGAAGTCTACGACCTTACGCAGCCCTTCGGCGCAGCAACCCCCACCTGGCCTTATGCAGCGGAAAACGCGGAGGTTATAAGAATGCGCTCTCACGCAAGAGACCGGGTTCTGGCGCAGAAAATCAGCCACAGTATGCACATGGCAACCCATATGGATGCACCTGTACATGTTGAGGAAGGCTATCCATCGATCGATCAAATGCCATTAGAGCGGTACATTGGTGATGGTGTAGTTGTCTCCATTCCAAAGAAGGAATGGGAAGTAATTACGCCTGCTGACCTAGAGAAGGCTGAGCCAGCAATAGAAGAGGGTGATATAGTAATTATCAACTCTGGTTGGCACCACTATTATGGAGACAGCGTAAGATACTTCTGCTACGCACCAGGTCTCTACAAGGAGGCAGCAGAATGGTTTGTGAAGAAGAAGGTTAAGGGTGTCGGAGTCGACCAGCAAGCTATGGATCACCCGCTAGGTACGCGACTCGTTCAGACAGGCGGCGGATACCCACCTCTTGCACCTTGGCTAATCGACCTCTATAAGAAGAAGACTGGAAGAGATGTTTACCAAGACTTCCCATATTGGGAGCCCTGCCACAGAATACTCTACACACACGGCATCTTCGGCATCGAAAACCTCGGAGGGGAGCTGGATAAGGTTACGGGTAAACGATGCGTGATAGCTGCTTTCCCGCTCAAATGGGTCGGCGGCGACGGCTCGATGGTTCGTGTAGTAGCTATCGTGGAGAAAAAATGA